A genomic segment from Streptosporangium roseum DSM 43021 encodes:
- a CDS encoding isochorismatase family protein has product MATALIIVDVQNDFCEGGNLPVGGGAEVAAAISRHAASHDYDHVVATRDFHVDPGDHFAAEPDYVSSWPTHCVAGTPGAEFHPAFDTAKVEEVFSKGTHAAAYSGFEGSAPDGTALADWLARRGVSTVDVVGIATDHCVRATALDAVGHGLAVQVLLDLTAGVARSTTDAALAALGAAGARLSGEPVVRG; this is encoded by the coding sequence ATGGCAACCGCACTGATCATCGTCGATGTCCAGAACGACTTCTGCGAGGGCGGCAACCTGCCGGTGGGCGGCGGCGCCGAGGTCGCCGCGGCCATCTCCCGGCACGCCGCCTCACACGACTACGACCACGTCGTGGCCACCCGTGACTTCCACGTCGACCCCGGCGACCACTTCGCCGCCGAGCCCGACTACGTGAGCTCCTGGCCCACCCACTGCGTGGCCGGGACCCCGGGCGCGGAGTTCCACCCCGCCTTCGACACCGCGAAGGTCGAGGAGGTCTTCAGCAAGGGCACCCACGCCGCCGCCTACAGCGGCTTCGAGGGCAGCGCCCCCGACGGCACGGCGCTGGCCGACTGGCTCGCCCGGCGCGGGGTCAGCACGGTGGACGTCGTCGGCATCGCCACCGACCACTGCGTGCGCGCCACCGCCCTGGACGCGGTCGGCCACGGCCTGGCCGTACAGGTGCTGCTGGACCTGACCGCCGGGGTGGCCAGGTCCACCACGGACGCCGCGCTGGCCGCGCTCGGCGCCGCCGGAGCCCGGCTCAGCGGCGAGCCGGTGGTCCGCGGCTGA